One part of the Flavobacterium johnsoniae UW101 genome encodes these proteins:
- a CDS encoding glycoside hydrolase family 2 TIM barrel-domain containing protein — protein MFQSIQNNNFSRFRFSIPTSVFTFFILLLTTYTHAQSVTGEPAGVPELHKKYEFAPWEDPTITSINRQPSRATAYSYSSVEDALKGDRTKSRIQMLNGDWDFKYAVNLKEASKDFYKNTVSGWDKIEVPSNWEMKGYDNPIYKSAVYPFRPINPPYIPKDYNGVGSYQRSFTVPENWKDMTITLHFGAVSSGFEVWLNGEFLGYGEDSFLPSEFDITPYLKAGENVVSVRVIRWTDGSYLEDQDHWRMSGIQREVFIMAEPKLRIQDFFVQTKLDKQYTDAIFKLRPKVENLTGAKIKDYTMNVQLYDANNTAMFKEPLQRPVIDLINESYPRLDNVRFGFFQETIKNPKKWSSEEPNLYTMVISIKDKNGNVTEAKSCKVGFRSIEFSRENGKMLINGKETYVYGVNRHDHHPTRGKAVTREDIKQDITTIKKFNFNFIRTSHYPNDPYFYELCDQYGIMVMDEANQETHGIGGKLSNDPLWTNAYMERMIRMVERDKNHPSVVMWSLGNEGGKGPNHAAMSGWVHDFDITRPVHYEPAQGNAKLDGYIDPLDPGYPKTIDHAYRFENPQDDSYVDMVSRFYPGVFTPKFLVDQKKDTRPIIFVEYSHAMGNSVGNLKELWDEFRSLPRVIGGCIWEFKDQGILKFDSRSGQNYFAHGGDFGEKYHDGNFNTKGIVDSNGKPKGSIFENKWVYQPAISTLNGNQLEIKNRQAVKSLEQYIPVLKVLENGNVIKTQILKPFKVEAGQSTTLDISSYLPKMKVDAEYILNIEFQLSKDELWASKGYAVAEDQFILKKKETVSLESKKETLNVSESDSDFKIKGKTFDITIGKTNGALSSYIFNGEEQVFAPLLPNFVRPLTDNDKRGWKSQKLLKQWYKAKTKLVNISIDKSASEIKITSDYEFIKDSANVKVVYNILPNGLIKVDYSLKASNKLPNIPKIGMQMGVQRKFDQISWYGKGELENYSDRSFGSFVGKYSLPINDFIEHYPKPQENGNRCDVRWMALSTPQKNNGFLVVNDNKVLSMSAWPYTQENLSSSGHTYDLKDPGFLTVNIDLIQMGVGGNDSWTLVAQPLEQYQIKSGNYEYSFYLTPFSGSKNELENSLKKFKY, from the coding sequence ATGTTTCAGTCAATTCAAAATAATAACTTTTCAAGGTTTCGATTTTCGATACCAACATCGGTATTCACATTTTTCATCTTACTTCTAACAACTTACACTCACGCCCAATCCGTAACAGGAGAACCAGCAGGAGTCCCAGAATTGCATAAAAAATACGAATTTGCTCCTTGGGAAGACCCAACAATTACGAGCATCAATAGACAACCTTCAAGAGCAACTGCTTATTCTTATTCTTCTGTTGAAGATGCTTTAAAAGGCGACAGAACCAAAAGTCGAATCCAAATGCTAAACGGCGATTGGGATTTTAAATATGCTGTAAATCTAAAAGAAGCTTCAAAAGATTTCTATAAAAATACCGTTTCAGGGTGGGATAAAATCGAAGTGCCTTCAAACTGGGAAATGAAAGGATACGATAACCCAATTTATAAAAGTGCCGTTTATCCGTTTAGACCTATAAATCCGCCTTACATTCCTAAAGATTATAACGGAGTTGGTTCTTACCAGAGAAGTTTTACTGTTCCTGAAAACTGGAAAGACATGACTATTACGCTTCATTTCGGAGCCGTAAGTTCAGGTTTTGAGGTTTGGTTAAATGGAGAATTTTTAGGTTATGGCGAAGATAGTTTTCTGCCGTCAGAATTTGATATTACACCCTATTTAAAAGCGGGAGAAAATGTAGTTTCTGTTCGTGTAATCCGTTGGACAGATGGTTCTTATTTAGAAGATCAGGATCACTGGCGAATGAGCGGAATCCAGCGTGAAGTTTTCATTATGGCAGAGCCGAAACTACGTATTCAGGATTTCTTTGTTCAAACCAAATTAGACAAACAATATACAGATGCTATTTTTAAACTGCGTCCGAAAGTGGAGAATTTGACTGGAGCAAAAATTAAAGATTATACGATGAATGTTCAATTGTACGATGCTAATAATACAGCAATGTTCAAAGAACCGCTTCAACGACCTGTGATAGATTTGATTAATGAAAGTTATCCTCGTTTGGACAATGTTCGTTTCGGATTCTTTCAGGAAACCATCAAAAATCCAAAAAAATGGAGTTCAGAAGAACCGAATTTATATACAATGGTTATTTCGATAAAAGATAAAAACGGAAATGTTACTGAAGCAAAAAGCTGTAAAGTTGGTTTCCGTTCGATTGAATTTTCGAGAGAGAACGGGAAAATGCTCATTAACGGAAAAGAAACCTATGTGTATGGTGTAAACCGTCACGATCATCATCCAACAAGAGGAAAAGCCGTGACGAGAGAAGATATCAAGCAAGATATCACCACGATTAAAAAGTTCAATTTCAACTTTATACGTACTAGCCATTATCCAAACGATCCTTATTTCTACGAATTATGCGATCAATACGGAATCATGGTAATGGATGAAGCCAATCAGGAAACTCACGGAATTGGCGGAAAATTAAGCAACGACCCGCTTTGGACAAATGCTTATATGGAAAGAATGATTCGAATGGTTGAAAGAGATAAAAATCATCCGTCGGTTGTAATGTGGAGTTTAGGTAACGAAGGCGGAAAAGGGCCAAATCATGCAGCAATGTCGGGCTGGGTTCACGATTTTGATATTACACGTCCCGTACATTACGAACCAGCACAAGGAAATGCAAAATTAGACGGTTATATTGATCCGCTTGATCCAGGATATCCAAAAACGATCGATCACGCTTATCGATTCGAAAATCCGCAGGATGATTCATATGTCGATATGGTAAGCCGTTTTTATCCGGGCGTTTTCACACCAAAATTTTTAGTAGATCAAAAGAAAGATACACGTCCGATTATTTTCGTCGAATACTCTCATGCGATGGGAAATTCAGTTGGAAATTTAAAAGAATTATGGGATGAATTCCGTTCGCTTCCAAGAGTTATCGGTGGCTGTATTTGGGAATTTAAAGATCAGGGAATCTTGAAATTTGATTCGAGATCAGGGCAGAATTATTTTGCTCACGGAGGAGATTTTGGCGAAAAATATCATGACGGAAACTTCAATACAAAAGGAATTGTAGATTCTAACGGAAAACCAAAAGGTTCTATTTTTGAGAATAAATGGGTGTATCAGCCAGCGATTTCAACTTTAAACGGAAATCAATTAGAAATTAAAAATCGTCAAGCTGTTAAATCTTTAGAACAATATATTCCAGTTTTAAAAGTGTTGGAAAACGGAAACGTAATCAAAACTCAGATTTTAAAACCATTCAAAGTAGAAGCAGGACAATCAACAACTTTAGATATCAGTTCTTATCTTCCAAAAATGAAAGTCGATGCCGAATATATTTTAAATATAGAATTCCAGCTTTCAAAAGATGAATTATGGGCTTCAAAAGGTTATGCTGTCGCGGAAGATCAGTTTATATTGAAAAAGAAAGAAACCGTTTCTCTAGAATCTAAAAAAGAAACTTTAAACGTTTCTGAATCCGATTCAGATTTCAAAATCAAAGGAAAAACTTTTGATATTACAATTGGGAAAACAAATGGAGCTTTAAGTTCTTATATTTTTAACGGAGAAGAACAAGTTTTTGCACCTCTATTGCCAAACTTCGTGAGGCCACTTACAGACAACGATAAACGTGGATGGAAATCGCAAAAACTATTGAAACAATGGTATAAAGCAAAAACAAAATTGGTCAACATTTCAATTGATAAATCAGCTTCAGAAATCAAAATTACAAGCGATTATGAATTTATAAAAGACAGTGCGAACGTAAAAGTAGTTTACAACATTTTACCAAACGGATTGATCAAAGTAGATTACAGCTTAAAAGCTTCAAACAAATTGCCAAACATTCCAAAAATCGGAATGCAGATGGGAGTTCAAAGAAAATTTGATCAGATTTCATGGTACGGTAAAGGAGAGCTGGAAAATTACAGCGACAGAAGTTTTGGTTCGTTTGTTGGGAAATATTCGCTTCCAATAAATGATTTTATCGAACATTATCCAAAACCGCAAGAAAACGGAAACCGATGTGATGTAAGATGGATGGCATTAAGCACTCCGCAGAAAAACAATGGGTTTTTAGTAGTAAACGATAATAAAGTTTTAAGTATGAGCGCGTGGCCGTATACGCAGGAAAACTTAAGTTCATCTGGTCATACATACGATTTAAAAGATCCAGGATTTTTAACGGTAAATATCGATTTAATCCAGATGGGAGTAGGAGGAAACGACAGCTGGACATTGGTTGCACAGCCTTTAGAACAATATCAGATTAAATCTGGAAATTATGAGTATAGTTTTTATTTGACGCCTTTCAGCGGTTCAAAAAATGAATTGGAAAATAGTTTGAAGAAGTTTAAGTATTGA
- a CDS encoding glycoside hydrolase family protein produces the protein MKIKYLILAISALAITSCATKYKKREITDNVMQEIYEEIKTPYKYGLVMVPTDNSYKMDCPSVFRKDGKWYMTYLIYDGRGYETWLAESDNLLDWKHLGKVMSFSENEKHWDVNQKAGYISLQDLTWGGSYEWEKYDDKYWMSYFGGDSKGYEAGVLSIGMAYTKEAPTKPHEFQRLESPVLTPKDKEARWWDNSTMYKNSVIRDKDKLTGHNFIMYYNARGDSINPAKGAERIAMAVSNDMKTWKRYGDKPLINHHKGISGDAYIQRINDTWVMFYFGAFWTGWNQGAFNRFAVSNDLVNWTDWKGDNLVKSSEPYDDMFAHKSFVVKHDGIVYHFYCAVNKAEQRGIAIATSKDLGKSKLNFVAPPEKKKKN, from the coding sequence ATGAAAATTAAATATCTAATCCTAGCCATTTCAGCACTAGCCATAACTAGCTGTGCAACCAAATACAAGAAAAGAGAAATTACCGACAACGTAATGCAGGAGATTTACGAAGAAATCAAAACTCCTTATAAATACGGTTTGGTGATGGTTCCTACCGATAACTCATACAAAATGGATTGTCCAAGTGTTTTTAGAAAAGACGGAAAATGGTATATGACCTATTTAATTTATGATGGAAGAGGTTACGAAACTTGGCTTGCGGAAAGCGACAATCTTTTAGATTGGAAACATCTGGGAAAAGTAATGTCCTTCTCAGAAAATGAAAAACACTGGGATGTGAACCAAAAAGCAGGGTATATTTCGTTACAAGATTTGACTTGGGGCGGAAGCTACGAATGGGAAAAATACGATGACAAATACTGGATGAGTTATTTTGGCGGAGACAGCAAAGGTTATGAAGCAGGAGTATTATCAATCGGAATGGCATATACCAAAGAAGCACCGACAAAACCACATGAATTCCAAAGATTAGAAAGTCCGGTTTTGACTCCAAAAGACAAAGAGGCCAGATGGTGGGATAATAGTACGATGTACAAAAACAGTGTAATTCGTGATAAAGATAAATTGACAGGACACAATTTTATCATGTATTATAATGCCCGCGGTGATAGTATAAATCCTGCGAAAGGAGCAGAACGTATTGCGATGGCAGTATCAAACGACATGAAAACATGGAAGCGTTATGGCGATAAACCATTAATCAATCATCATAAAGGAATTTCGGGTGATGCTTATATTCAGCGAATTAATGATACTTGGGTAATGTTCTATTTTGGAGCTTTCTGGACGGGTTGGAATCAAGGTGCATTTAACCGTTTTGCCGTTTCGAATGATTTGGTAAACTGGACGGACTGGAAAGGCGACAATTTAGTTAAATCATCTGAACCATACGATGATATGTTCGCGCATAAATCATTTGTAGTTAAACATGATGGGATTGTGTATCATTTTTACTGCGCCGTTAACAAAGCAGAACAAAGAGGAATCGCAATTGCAACGTCCAAAGATTTAGGAAAAAGCAAATTGAATTTTGTAGCACCACCGGAGAAAAAGAAGAAGAATTAG
- a CDS encoding glycoside hydrolase family protein: MFSKDTKYNFKLKTAFIMLVTVCVQATAQTTAWKPASFEIVKSKYKTFKTAQYAHVFSGSKHNIARLAPELQGLTGIELPLDKYKNENNAPLQLKFKEQVQVLIGVFQENNSDYLQADKFQNVKLILENGLTITGLPPVNVYAISFSKGTQTLNFGKGLFAVLGVVKASEKLEPRNANFPDGKLWNPTFIVEGFSDEKPLFEVIGGENKPVIDEGMSGTEGIQGGFEGGRVVKVGDMYHMFPTERAGEKGVDYYYDRVKTKIGHWTSKDAIHWKRESTIYQASGTYAVTEDDNPMNDRRAAIWSYMPIFNEKANKWYGYYLAYTVSKEIEPNHSFGRIWRCESTVDGIDGIGGPYKNIGIIMEPGLDSLPWEGRQGVASFFPYQVGDKYFGFYSGAYPFNSWADYPKKSGKGWFVALAESKSLEGPWLRMNKGLEPIKTMHPLFVENPIVSQLPNGMYIAIFDGGPDGWGHHLPNMIAYSLSADGINWAEAHYLPIETKVDKWWDIMRTPLCLIPEGNDVYTIVYNAIDLKRRFHPTGMVKVKLNKDVMESKLKELKK; this comes from the coding sequence ATGTTTTCAAAAGACACAAAATACAACTTCAAATTAAAAACCGCTTTCATAATGCTGGTAACTGTCTGCGTCCAAGCCACAGCACAAACCACAGCATGGAAACCAGCTTCATTTGAAATTGTAAAATCAAAATACAAGACATTCAAAACCGCACAATACGCTCATGTATTTTCAGGAAGCAAACACAATATTGCCCGTTTAGCTCCAGAATTGCAAGGCTTAACAGGAATTGAACTTCCTTTAGATAAATATAAAAATGAAAATAATGCTCCATTACAATTAAAATTTAAAGAACAAGTTCAGGTTTTGATTGGAGTTTTTCAAGAAAATAATTCAGATTATCTTCAAGCTGATAAGTTTCAAAATGTCAAATTAATTTTAGAAAACGGATTGACCATTACAGGTTTACCTCCAGTAAATGTATATGCGATTTCTTTCTCAAAAGGAACACAAACATTAAATTTTGGAAAAGGATTATTTGCAGTTTTAGGAGTTGTAAAAGCTTCTGAAAAACTAGAACCAAGAAACGCCAATTTTCCAGATGGAAAACTTTGGAATCCAACTTTTATCGTAGAAGGATTTTCAGATGAAAAACCGCTTTTCGAAGTTATTGGCGGAGAAAATAAACCCGTTATTGATGAAGGAATGTCTGGAACTGAAGGAATTCAGGGTGGTTTTGAAGGCGGACGCGTTGTAAAAGTTGGCGATATGTATCACATGTTTCCAACTGAAAGAGCAGGTGAAAAAGGCGTTGATTACTATTACGATCGTGTAAAAACCAAAATCGGACATTGGACAAGTAAAGATGCAATCCATTGGAAAAGAGAATCAACTATTTATCAAGCAAGCGGAACTTATGCCGTTACAGAAGATGATAATCCAATGAATGATCGTCGTGCAGCTATTTGGTCTTATATGCCAATTTTCAACGAAAAAGCAAACAAATGGTATGGCTATTATTTGGCGTATACGGTAAGTAAAGAAATAGAACCAAATCATTCATTCGGAAGAATTTGGCGTTGTGAATCGACTGTAGATGGAATCGACGGAATTGGTGGTCCTTATAAAAATATTGGAATCATTATGGAACCAGGATTAGATTCTCTACCATGGGAAGGTCGTCAGGGTGTTGCTTCCTTTTTTCCTTATCAGGTAGGCGATAAATACTTCGGATTTTACAGCGGTGCGTATCCGTTCAATTCATGGGCAGATTATCCGAAAAAATCAGGAAAGGGATGGTTTGTTGCATTAGCTGAATCAAAAAGTTTAGAAGGTCCTTGGTTGAGAATGAATAAAGGTTTGGAACCAATTAAGACCATGCATCCGTTATTCGTAGAAAATCCAATTGTAAGTCAGTTGCCAAACGGAATGTACATCGCGATTTTCGACGGAGGGCCAGACGGCTGGGGGCATCATTTACCAAATATGATTGCGTATTCATTATCTGCAGACGGAATCAATTGGGCAGAAGCACATTATTTACCAATAGAAACTAAAGTCGATAAATGGTGGGATATTATGCGAACGCCTTTGTGTTTAATCCCAGAAGGAAATGACGTTTACACTATAGTCTATAACGCCATCGACCTAAAAAGAAGATTTCATCCAACAGGAATGGTAAAGGTAAAATTGAATAAAGATGTGATGGAGTCTAAATTAAAGGAATTGAAAAAATAA
- a CDS encoding alpha-L-rhamnosidase-related protein, with amino-acid sequence MLNRFSIFKTLLLFVSLFCCSLSSAQEKPKEATWIWYPGDFEVWLSNKMQVRRTEREAVFPPLWQYYSPYALVTFQTEVDIPKPDEVKIFSEGPFQLLLDGVQIYGQPKSIAVPAGKHKISFKVYNQEVLPAIYINGKYIKSDASWKVTNEDKLWIDETGKAQQSGTPWVPVGSWNFNSPENKPSGFKLTTKPLSAKKTEKAGIGQLVDFGKETFGYIKIHGLKGKGKLALYYGESREEALDSAKCETLDHLSFDGKQSETYTHDGSKAFRYVQVQADAGIKYDSISMLYEYLPLDYRGAFKSSDEQLNKIWDVSAYTMHLTSREFFIDGIKRDRWVWSGDAYQSYLMNYYLFFDSASVERTLLALRGKDPVTAHVNIIMDYSLYWFVGVYDYYLHTGDTKFIKTFYPRMKSLMDFCLERRNKNGFLEPLEGDWVFIDWADGLPKTGEVSFEQMLLARSLEAMAVSAEIAGKSEDQKQYQKLGTDLKTKLFDVFWDKKENVMKHQRIDGKIQNIVTRYANMFGIFFNYFTEEQKQSVKNKVLLNKDVLQITTPYMRFYELEALCAMGEQDYVLKEMKNYWGGMLNEGATSFWEEYNPNKKGTEHLTMYGRPYGKSLCHAWGASPIYLLGKYYLGVKPTAPGYSEYEIKPNLGGLKWMEGKVPTPNGEVAVYCSTKEIKVKAGEGEGKLIFESASKPKTNSGTITELAKNKYQLIVKPNVEYKVSYKAL; translated from the coding sequence ATGCTAAACCGCTTTTCCATTTTTAAGACTTTACTTCTTTTTGTTTCCCTTTTTTGTTGTTCGTTATCATCAGCACAAGAAAAACCAAAAGAAGCGACATGGATCTGGTATCCAGGAGATTTCGAAGTTTGGTTAAGCAATAAAATGCAAGTAAGACGCACAGAACGTGAAGCTGTGTTTCCGCCACTTTGGCAATATTATAGTCCGTATGCTTTGGTCACTTTTCAGACAGAAGTAGATATTCCAAAACCAGACGAAGTGAAAATCTTTTCAGAAGGCCCTTTTCAATTACTTTTAGATGGCGTTCAGATTTACGGACAGCCAAAATCAATCGCAGTTCCTGCCGGAAAACACAAAATTTCTTTTAAAGTTTACAATCAGGAAGTATTACCGGCTATTTATATTAATGGAAAATACATTAAATCTGATGCTTCATGGAAAGTTACCAACGAAGATAAACTTTGGATTGATGAAACCGGAAAAGCACAACAATCTGGTACGCCTTGGGTTCCAGTTGGTTCTTGGAATTTTAATTCGCCAGAAAACAAACCTTCAGGATTTAAATTAACAACCAAACCTTTAAGTGCTAAAAAAACAGAAAAAGCAGGAATTGGTCAACTAGTAGATTTTGGTAAAGAAACTTTCGGTTACATTAAAATTCACGGCTTAAAAGGAAAAGGAAAACTTGCTCTTTATTATGGAGAATCTCGCGAAGAAGCGTTGGATTCTGCCAAATGCGAAACTTTAGATCATTTATCTTTCGACGGAAAACAATCTGAAACTTATACGCATGATGGATCGAAAGCATTCCGCTATGTTCAGGTGCAAGCAGATGCAGGAATAAAATACGATTCGATTTCGATGCTTTATGAATATTTGCCATTAGATTATCGTGGGGCATTCAAATCTTCGGATGAACAATTGAATAAAATTTGGGATGTGTCGGCTTATACGATGCATTTAACTTCTCGAGAATTTTTTATTGACGGAATTAAACGTGACCGCTGGGTTTGGTCTGGCGACGCTTATCAAAGTTATTTAATGAATTATTATTTATTCTTTGATTCGGCTTCGGTAGAAAGAACTTTGTTAGCGCTTCGCGGAAAAGATCCTGTAACGGCTCACGTAAACATTATAATGGATTATTCGTTGTATTGGTTTGTTGGTGTTTACGATTACTACTTGCATACAGGCGATACGAAATTTATCAAAACTTTTTATCCAAGAATGAAATCACTTATGGATTTCTGTTTAGAAAGAAGAAATAAAAACGGATTTTTGGAACCTTTAGAAGGCGACTGGGTTTTTATTGATTGGGCAGATGGACTTCCAAAAACAGGCGAAGTGAGTTTTGAACAGATGCTTTTAGCGAGAAGTCTTGAAGCGATGGCGGTGAGTGCTGAAATTGCTGGTAAAAGTGAAGATCAAAAACAATATCAAAAATTAGGAACTGATTTAAAAACGAAGTTATTTGATGTGTTTTGGGATAAAAAAGAAAACGTAATGAAACACCAACGTATCGATGGAAAAATCCAAAACATCGTAACGAGATACGCTAATATGTTCGGTATTTTCTTCAATTATTTTACTGAAGAACAAAAACAAAGCGTAAAAAATAAGGTGTTGCTGAATAAAGATGTTCTTCAAATTACAACCCCATACATGCGTTTTTACGAGTTGGAAGCTTTGTGTGCGATGGGCGAACAGGATTATGTTTTAAAAGAAATGAAAAACTATTGGGGCGGAATGCTGAATGAGGGAGCAACATCTTTCTGGGAAGAATACAATCCGAACAAAAAAGGAACAGAGCATTTAACGATGTACGGTCGCCCTTACGGAAAAAGCCTTTGCCACGCTTGGGGCGCAAGTCCGATTTATTTATTAGGAAAATATTATTTAGGTGTAAAACCAACCGCTCCAGGTTATTCAGAATATGAAATTAAACCAAATTTAGGAGGATTAAAGTGGATGGAAGGAAAAGTGCCAACACCAAATGGAGAAGTTGCCGTGTATTGCAGTACCAAAGAAATCAAAGTAAAAGCAGGCGAAGGAGAAGGAAAATTAATTTTTGAAAGTGCCAGCAAACCTAAAACAAACTCTGGAACAATTACAGAATTAGCCAAAAATAAATATCAGTTGATTGTAAAACCAAATGTGGAGTATAAAGTGAGTTACAAAGCTCTATAG
- a CDS encoding AraC family transcriptional regulator, with translation MNSQYRTYRVATDFGYQVDSSIPVIGYTETVNNEMCISHSHPRAQLIYATRGVMNVVVGNNIWVVNPLQGLWIPSGVEHQVTFQKDVNYYSVFIDPSAIGGLPEKSFSFDIPMFLKQLVFKIISFGTSGNLTESQLRIIYVFLDELALIVPSATFLPTTNDERLQKVVELLMSDVSSKQTIDYYAELSFMSSRTLSRLFIKELGMNFSDWRTRMKLLEAIKRLGEKQSIKEIALDLGYETASAFIYMFKKHLGKTPSNYILEDENESEKMIA, from the coding sequence ATGAATAGTCAATATCGGACATATAGAGTAGCAACGGATTTTGGATATCAAGTAGATTCCTCAATCCCGGTTATAGGTTATACTGAAACAGTTAACAACGAAATGTGTATCTCCCATTCGCATCCAAGAGCTCAATTGATCTATGCAACTCGTGGCGTAATGAATGTTGTGGTCGGCAATAACATTTGGGTTGTAAATCCGTTGCAAGGCCTTTGGATTCCAAGCGGAGTAGAGCATCAGGTTACTTTTCAGAAAGACGTTAACTATTACAGTGTTTTTATTGATCCTTCTGCAATTGGAGGATTGCCAGAAAAGAGTTTTTCGTTTGATATTCCGATGTTTTTAAAGCAGTTGGTTTTCAAAATTATTTCTTTTGGAACAAGTGGTAACTTAACAGAATCACAATTAAGGATCATTTATGTCTTTTTAGATGAACTGGCTTTAATAGTGCCAAGCGCCACTTTTTTGCCTACTACAAATGATGAAAGGCTGCAGAAAGTGGTAGAACTTTTAATGAGTGATGTTTCGAGTAAACAAACAATTGATTATTATGCCGAACTTTCTTTTATGAGTAGCCGAACTTTATCACGATTATTCATAAAAGAATTGGGAATGAATTTCAGCGATTGGCGCACCAGAATGAAATTACTGGAAGCCATTAAAAGATTGGGCGAAAAACAATCCATAAAAGAAATTGCTTTAGATTTAGGTTACGAAACAGCTAGTGCTTTTATTTATATGTTCAAAAAGCATTTGGGCAAAACGCCTTCTAACTATATTTTAGAAGATGAAAATGAATCTGAAAAGATGATTGCTTAG